In a genomic window of Lycium ferocissimum isolate CSIRO_LF1 chromosome 9, AGI_CSIRO_Lferr_CH_V1, whole genome shotgun sequence:
- the LOC132030377 gene encoding uncharacterized protein LOC132030377, with translation MGGHGGLNILPQKRWNVYNFDNREKVKKDEEEAAKEEQLKQAQSRKRDSEYRLEQLRQARGLQSSSSARSPQSSSKHDRHTEEKVQKKDSNHINLFEGIRIFDPVNKVEDDEEKNGRNNNKRAKKVEPPRVITAEDEVYRLGYGIVGKGTKLPWYMEKPKDDEKSDNEDNDDYSRPVKKSNNGKKTVEELRKERLDRERKEKGRERALLMDKNRRDGGFSRRR, from the exons ATGGGAGGGCATGGAGGTCTAAACATCCTCCCACAAAAACGATGGAACGTATACAATTTCGATAACCGagagaaagtgaaaaaagaCGAAGAAGAAGCAGCTAAAGAAGAACAACTCAAACAAGCACAATCTCGTAAACGCGACTCCGAATATCGCCTCGAACAACTTCGTCAAGCGCGTGGCTTACAATCATCATCATCCGCGCGTAGCCCACAATCATCATCTAAACACGACCGCCAtaccgag GAGAAAGTTCAGAAAAAGGATTCTAACCACATCAACTTGTTCGAAGGGATTCGAATTTTCGATCCAGTTAATAAAGTAGAAGATGACGAGGAGAAAAACGGAAGGAATAATAATAAGAGAGCGAAGAAAGTGGAACCGCCTAGGGTTATTACTGCTGAGGATGAGGTTTATAGGTTGGGGTATGGAATTGTTGGTAAAGGAACGAAATTGCCTTGGTATATGGAGAAACCGAAAGATGATGAAAAGAGTGATAACGAAGATAATGATGATTATTCAAGGCCTGTGAAGAAGAGTAATAATGGGAAGAAGACTGTGGAGGAATTGCGAAAAGAGCGGTTGGACAGAGAGAGGAAGGAGAAGGGAAGAGAAAGAGCTCTGTTGATGGACAAGAATCGAAGAGATGGAGGATTTTCGCGACGAAGATGA
- the LOC132030375 gene encoding small heat shock protein, chloroplastic-like — translation MMDQMMDSPFSVSPRGIGTGVLPRRGWDVKEDDNALYLKMDMPGLDKENVKVSVEENMLVIKGEGEKESEDEEYRRRYSTRLEIPPNLYKLDGIKAEMKNGVLKVAVPKVKEEERKDVFNVQVE, via the coding sequence ATGATGGACCAAATGATGGATTCTCCATTCAGTGTTTCCCCTCGTGGTATTGGCACCGGAGTCCTACCAAGGAGAGGATGGGACGTGAAGGAGGACGACAACGCTCTGTATTTAAAAATGGACATGCCTGGGCTTGACAAGGAGAACGTGAAGGTATCAGTTGAGGAGAACATGTTGGTTATTAAAGGTGAAGGTGAGAAAGAATCTGAGGATGAAGAGTATAGGAGGAGGTACTCCACTAGGCTGGAAATTCCTCCGAATTTGTACAAATTGGATGGGATTAAGGCAGAGATGAAGAATGGGGTTCTGAAAGTGGCTGTGCCAAAGGTGAAGGAAGAAGAGAGGAAGGATGTTTTCAATGTTCAAGTTGAGTGA
- the LOC132030374 gene encoding heat shock 22 kDa protein, mitochondrial-like, translating into MAFRTALRRMNTSSTLLYNFLNKSPSSSRAPLTSRFLSYTGSVPVVDSNEESFTINACGGSFVRSEQFPIQRGVCDIYMENPFQISGPRGAYEAKNMEEGMYVRMEMPGIDKEDVKVSINYGHISIKGQGKKESMPEDSGRTYSANIEICSHSYQPQFMQAEMKNGVLRMLIPKSKTPQEVNGSYKIKVK; encoded by the exons ATGGCGTTTCGTACTGCTTTAAGGAGAATGAACACTTCATCAACCCTTCTCTACAACTTCCTCAACAAGTCTCCTTCTTCTTCGAGAGCACCGTTAACTTCTCGTTTCTTAAGCTATACGGGTAGTGTTCCTGTTGTGGATTCCAATGAAGAAAGCTTCACCATTAATGCCTGTGGTGGTTCCTTTGTCCGCTCTGAGCAGTTCCCTATTCAACGCG GTGTATGTGATATATACATGGAAAACCCCTTCCAAATTTCTGGCCCTCGAGGGGCGTACGAGGCCAAGAATATGGAGGAGGGAATGTATGTGAGAATGGAAATGCCGGGTATTGATAAAGAAGATGTGAAGGTGTCGATTAATTACGGGCATATCAGCATAAAAGGTCAAGGAAAAAAGGAGTCTATGCCTGAAGACAGTGGGAGAACTTACAGTGCAAACATTGAGATCTGTTCGCATTCATATCAGCCTCAGTTTATGCAAGCAGAGATGAAGAATGGTGTTCTTAGGATGTTAATCCCTAAGTCTAAGACTCCTCAGGAAGTGAATGGCTCTTATAAGATAAAGGTTAAGTAA
- the LOC132030376 gene encoding 14.7 kDa heat shock protein-like, translating to MSSSMALSLRKAAGASTLFKFLCPKSHFTTAAPSITRFFSSTSKDPSNSTQPIMVKGAPQEFKMENPFQSAGPKEVLEVDNVKDGILIRVAMPGVGEDGIKVWLEDNTVYFTGRGEIEVESEESGRKYGGSLEFSTDCCKAEQVEAQMKNGILRMVIKGDMGED from the exons ATGTCTTCTTCAATGGCTCTAAGTCTGAGAAAAGCAGCTGGAGCTTCAACACTCTTCAAATTCCTCTGCCCCAAATCCCATTTTACCACTGCTGCACCTTCAATCACACGCTTTTTTTCTTCCACTAGCAAGGATCCGAGCAACTCTACTCAGCCAA TTATGGTAAAGGGTgctccacaagaattcaagatggAGAACCCATTTCAGTCAGCAGGACCAAAGGAGGTGCTAGAAGTGGATAATGTGAAGGATGGTATACTCATAAGAGTGGCAATGCCTGGTGTCGGTGAAGATGGGATTAAGGTATGGTTAGAGGACAACACAGTTTACTTCACTGGCAGAGGAGAAATTGAAGTGGAATCTGAGGAATCAGGGAGGAAATATGGAGGGAGTCTTGAGTTTAGTACTGATTGCTGTAAAGCTGAGCAGGTTGAAGCACAAATGAAGAATGGTATTCTTAGAATGGTAATTAAAGGTGATATGGGAGAAGATTGA